From the genome of Streptomyces sp. NBC_00659, one region includes:
- a CDS encoding DUF4429 domain-containing protein codes for MARMGDVLAGFHAAWEFESDSVLIRFERGIRTPKLFQALGERRVPLEALAAVTLTPGKRGTVVLRAVPRPGADPLMEAAAGQLKEGCDPYRLVLPAERETLAEYYADELRGQLTTDDEPAERFLVKPPEGPLTFKAYDGKATFDGKTVSFRWFWTGASSAKWKAGDQTFPVSSLCGVEWRSPEVFEGHLRLLRREPAPAHPAQADQDPAAVVFGLGYGPVHESLPFAAAVLAAARSASPAPVNAVPAPHRDPADIADRIRHLGELHEAGLVTDEEFSVKKAELLAQL; via the coding sequence ATGGCCCGCATGGGTGACGTACTGGCCGGATTTCATGCCGCCTGGGAGTTCGAGTCCGACTCCGTGCTCATCCGCTTCGAACGGGGGATCCGTACACCGAAGCTGTTCCAGGCGCTCGGCGAACGCCGTGTTCCCCTGGAGGCGCTCGCGGCGGTGACGCTGACGCCCGGGAAGCGAGGCACGGTCGTTCTGCGTGCGGTGCCGAGACCCGGCGCCGATCCGCTGATGGAAGCGGCCGCGGGACAGCTCAAGGAGGGGTGCGACCCCTATCGGCTGGTGCTGCCCGCCGAACGCGAGACGCTCGCCGAGTACTACGCGGACGAGCTGCGCGGACAGCTCACCACGGACGACGAGCCCGCCGAGCGCTTTCTCGTGAAGCCGCCCGAGGGGCCGCTGACCTTCAAGGCCTACGACGGAAAGGCCACCTTCGACGGCAAGACGGTGTCCTTCCGGTGGTTCTGGACGGGCGCGTCCTCGGCGAAGTGGAAGGCCGGCGACCAGACCTTCCCGGTCTCCTCGCTGTGCGGGGTCGAGTGGCGCTCCCCCGAGGTTTTCGAGGGGCATCTGCGGCTGCTGCGGCGGGAGCCCGCCCCGGCCCATCCCGCGCAGGCGGACCAGGACCCGGCGGCGGTCGTCTTCGGGCTCGGGTACGGGCCCGTCCACGAGTCGCTGCCGTTCGCGGCGGCCGTGCTCGCCGCCGCGCGCTCCGCGAGTCCCGCTCCGGTGAACGCGGTCCCGGCGCCGCACCGCGACCCGGCCGACATCGCGGACCGGATCCGGCATCTCGGGGAGCTGCACGAGGCGGGGCTCGTCACGGACGAGGAGTTCTCCGTGAAGAAGGCGGAACTCCTCGCCCAGCTGTAG
- a CDS encoding aldo/keto reductase yields MTDSRITAVRLGDDGPEVGVQGLGCMGMSWAYGPPDADASRAALGRALELGVTLYDTAEGYGRGENERFLAPFLKAHRDEIVIATKYGVTVPPDNPRKRIIRNDPPYIRQAVEGSLQRLGVDVIDLYYMHRRDVNVPIEESVGAMAGLVREGKVKHLGLSEVTAGELRAAQAVHPIAAVQSEWSLFSRDIETNVVPAARELGVALVPYSPLGRGFLTGSFGNADQDLGQDDVRRTQPRFTGENAAANAALLDPIRTVADARGASLGQIALAWVQQRASVHGLTVVPIPGTTRRARVEENTAATGIALTEDELALLEPIAAKVAGDRYPDMSFSSAGRE; encoded by the coding sequence ATGACCGACAGCAGGATCACGGCGGTACGGCTCGGCGATGACGGGCCCGAGGTCGGTGTGCAGGGCCTCGGCTGCATGGGCATGAGCTGGGCGTACGGGCCGCCGGACGCCGACGCGTCGAGGGCCGCCCTGGGCCGGGCGCTGGAACTCGGCGTCACGCTCTACGACACCGCCGAGGGGTACGGCCGCGGCGAGAACGAGAGGTTCCTGGCGCCGTTCCTCAAGGCGCACCGGGACGAGATCGTCATCGCGACCAAGTACGGCGTCACGGTCCCGCCGGACAACCCCCGCAAGCGGATCATCCGCAACGACCCGCCGTACATCCGCCAGGCCGTCGAGGGCAGCCTCCAGCGCCTCGGCGTCGACGTGATCGACCTCTATTACATGCACCGACGCGATGTGAACGTGCCGATCGAGGAGAGCGTCGGCGCCATGGCCGGCCTGGTCCGCGAGGGCAAGGTCAAGCATCTGGGCCTGAGCGAGGTCACCGCGGGGGAGCTGCGCGCCGCCCAGGCCGTGCATCCCATCGCGGCGGTCCAGTCGGAGTGGTCGCTGTTCAGCCGAGACATCGAGACGAACGTGGTGCCCGCCGCCCGCGAGCTGGGCGTGGCGCTCGTCCCGTACTCACCGCTGGGCCGTGGCTTCCTCACCGGCTCCTTCGGCAACGCCGACCAGGACCTCGGGCAGGACGACGTCCGCCGCACCCAGCCCCGCTTCACCGGCGAGAACGCGGCGGCGAACGCGGCGCTGCTCGACCCGATCCGTACCGTCGCCGACGCCCGTGGCGCCTCGCTCGGCCAGATCGCGCTGGCCTGGGTCCAGCAGCGGGCGAGTGTCCACGGTCTGACCGTCGTACCGATCCCGGGCACCACGCGGCGCGCGCGGGTGGAGGAGAACACGGCGGCCACGGGCATCGCCCTGACCGAGGACGAGCTGGCCCTCCTGGAACCGATCGCGGCCAAGGTGGCGGGCGACCGCTACCCGGACATGTCGTTCTCGTCGGCGGGCCGGGAGTGA
- a CDS encoding MerR family transcriptional regulator — MTVMETTAEATGTASGADTCAGPPEQERRPDGRDNYTISEVVAFTGLSAHTLRWYERIGLMPHIDRSHTGQRRYSNRDLDWLDLVGKLRLTGMPVADMVRYAEMVRAGDHTYMDRYELLEATRRDVRARIAELQDTLAVLDRKISFYADAGHVLASERS; from the coding sequence ATGACCGTGATGGAGACCACAGCCGAGGCCACCGGGACCGCGAGCGGGGCCGACACCTGCGCCGGCCCTCCCGAGCAGGAGCGGCGCCCGGACGGCCGGGACAACTACACGATCAGCGAGGTCGTCGCGTTTACCGGCCTCAGTGCGCACACCCTGCGCTGGTACGAGCGCATCGGGCTGATGCCGCACATCGACCGCTCGCACACCGGCCAGCGCCGCTACAGCAACCGCGACCTGGACTGGCTGGACCTCGTCGGCAAGCTCCGGCTCACCGGGATGCCGGTCGCCGACATGGTCCGCTACGCGGAGATGGTGCGCGCCGGCGACCACACGTACATGGACCGCTACGAGCTCCTGGAGGCGACCCGCCGGGACGTCCGGGCCCGTATCGCGGAGCTCCAGGACACCCTCGCGGTGCTCGACCGGAAGATCAGTTTCTATGCGGACGCGGGGCACGTCCTCGCGTCGGAGAGGTCTTGA
- a CDS encoding GNAT family N-acetyltransferase, producing the protein MSLVRRATPEDASEVLRLRQVMIDSVFDVGSSSAWHAASLPTVRAKLADAEESFVAFVIDHPERPGTLAALVAGTVEYRIGRADNPHGAVGYVFSVATDPGTRRRGYARACMETLLGWFRERGVAQVDLNASTEAEPLYAALGFVRKPDPSMRLCL; encoded by the coding sequence ATGAGCCTCGTACGCCGCGCCACTCCCGAGGACGCCTCCGAAGTGCTGCGCCTGCGCCAGGTGATGATCGACTCGGTCTTCGACGTGGGCTCCTCCAGCGCGTGGCACGCCGCGTCGCTGCCGACCGTACGCGCGAAGCTCGCCGATGCCGAGGAATCCTTCGTCGCCTTCGTGATCGACCACCCGGAGCGGCCGGGCACCCTCGCGGCCCTCGTCGCCGGGACGGTCGAGTACCGGATCGGGCGGGCGGACAATCCGCACGGCGCGGTGGGGTACGTCTTCAGCGTCGCCACCGATCCGGGCACCCGGCGCCGCGGCTACGCCCGCGCCTGCATGGAGACGCTCCTCGGCTGGTTCCGTGAGCGCGGTGTCGCCCAGGTCGACCTCAACGCCTCCACCGAGGCCGAGCCGCTCTACGCGGCCCTCGGGTTCGTCCGCAAGCCGGACCCCTCGATGCGGCTGTGCCTCTGA
- a CDS encoding serine hydrolase domain-containing protein, with protein MSLQSLALISNWPVPTAAAAVVRADGTVAGSHGPGGHRFALASVTKPLAAYAALVAYEEGAIELDEPAGPAGSTVRHLLAHTSGLAFDEHRATFTPGERRLYSNAGFEVLGDHIAKAADMPFAEYLRQAVLEPLGMTATTLDGSPARDGVSTVDDLVRFAAELQAPRLLDPRTVAEAMTVQYPGTKGVLPGYGHQNPNDWGLGFEIRDSKSPHWTGSSSSPRTFGHFGQAGTFLWVDPAVGAACVALTDRNFGPWAIEAWTPFTDAVLADLAS; from the coding sequence ATGTCCTTGCAGAGCCTGGCGCTGATCTCGAACTGGCCCGTTCCCACCGCCGCGGCCGCGGTCGTCCGCGCGGACGGCACCGTGGCCGGCTCGCACGGGCCGGGCGGGCACCGGTTCGCGCTGGCGTCCGTCACCAAGCCGCTCGCCGCGTACGCCGCGCTCGTCGCGTACGAGGAGGGGGCGATCGAGCTCGACGAACCCGCCGGGCCCGCCGGTTCGACGGTCCGGCATCTGCTCGCGCACACCTCGGGTCTGGCCTTCGACGAGCACCGGGCGACCTTCACGCCCGGGGAGCGGCGGCTGTACTCCAACGCCGGGTTCGAGGTGCTCGGGGACCACATCGCCAAGGCGGCGGACATGCCGTTCGCGGAGTATCTGCGGCAGGCGGTTCTCGAACCGCTCGGCATGACCGCGACGACGCTGGACGGTTCGCCCGCGAGGGACGGTGTCTCGACCGTCGACGACCTCGTCCGCTTCGCCGCCGAGCTCCAGGCGCCGCGGCTCCTTGACCCGCGTACGGTCGCGGAGGCGATGACCGTCCAGTACCCCGGCACCAAGGGCGTCCTTCCGGGGTACGGCCACCAGAACCCCAACGACTGGGGGCTGGGCTTCGAGATCCGCGACTCCAAGTCACCGCACTGGACGGGGAGTTCGTCCTCGCCGCGCACCTTCGGCCACTTCGGCCAGGCCGGTACGTTCCTGTGGGTCGACCCGGCCGTGGGCGCCGCCTGCGTCGCGCTGACCGACCGGAACTTCGGGCCCTGGGCGATCGAGGCGTGGACGCCCTTCACGGACGCGGTGCTGGCCGACCTCGCCTCCTGA
- a CDS encoding pirin family protein, translating into MDVRRADERYRGGDPAAGISSLHAFSFGPHYDPDNLRFGAVIACNEERLAPGAGFDEHPHSHTEIVTWVVEGELTHRDSAGNESVLRHGDVQRLSSAGGVRHVERNDGELPLVFVQMWLAPVEPGGDPAYETVRGIADSTPYAVPEAGAMLHVRRLTAGERTAVPDAPHVYLHVVRGEVRLDGVELGEGDAARVTDAKDLELVAGAPAELLMWEMAAG; encoded by the coding sequence ATGGACGTCCGCCGCGCCGACGAGCGCTACCGCGGAGGGGACCCGGCGGCCGGGATCTCCTCGCTCCACGCCTTTTCCTTCGGCCCGCACTACGACCCCGACAACCTCCGCTTCGGCGCGGTGATCGCCTGCAACGAGGAGCGGCTCGCCCCCGGCGCGGGCTTCGACGAGCACCCGCACAGCCACACCGAGATCGTCACCTGGGTGGTGGAGGGCGAGCTGACCCATCGCGACTCGGCGGGGAACGAGTCGGTGCTGCGCCACGGGGACGTCCAGCGGCTGAGTTCGGCGGGAGGCGTCCGCCATGTCGAGCGCAACGACGGCGAGCTGCCGCTGGTCTTCGTCCAGATGTGGCTGGCCCCGGTGGAACCGGGCGGCGACCCCGCGTACGAGACCGTCCGCGGCATCGCCGACTCCACCCCGTACGCCGTTCCCGAGGCGGGAGCCATGCTCCATGTGCGCCGGCTGACGGCGGGTGAGCGCACGGCCGTTCCCGACGCGCCCCACGTCTACCTCCATGTCGTGCGCGGCGAGGTCCGGCTGGACGGCGTGGAACTGGGGGAGGGGGACGCGGCCCGGGTCACGGACGCGAAGGACCTGGAGCTGGTCGCCGGGGCCCCGGCGGAGCTGCTGATGTGGGAGATGGCGGCCGGCTGA
- a CDS encoding PucR family transcriptional regulator, with the protein MPEPHASNTERPAHEVDSHTATLKRLEKSAGSLAAQAITRMDETLPWYRAMPPENRSWIGLVAQAGIAAFTEWFRHPDAPQAISTDVFGTAPRELTRAITLRQTVEMVRTTIEVMESAIDEVAAPGDESVLREALLVYAREIAFATAQVYAQAAEARGAWDARLESLVVNAVLSGEADEGAVSRAAALGWNSPDHVCVVLGTAPDGDSELTVEAIRRAARHAKLQVLTGVLGDRLVVIAGGSDNPLAVAKSLIGPYAAGSVVAGPIVPDLLAATRSAQAAAAGLKACFAWQDAPRPVLADDLLPERAIAGDPSAREQLVEEIYRPLEEAGSALLETLAVYLEQASSLEGAARMLFVHPNTVRYRLRRVTDVTGWSPSDVRSAFTLRIALILGRLADGDPQT; encoded by the coding sequence GTGCCCGAACCCCATGCCAGCAACACCGAGCGCCCAGCGCACGAAGTCGACTCGCACACCGCGACCCTCAAGCGGCTGGAGAAGTCGGCCGGCAGTCTCGCCGCCCAGGCCATCACGCGGATGGACGAGACGCTGCCGTGGTACCGGGCCATGCCACCGGAGAACCGGTCGTGGATCGGGCTGGTCGCCCAGGCCGGCATCGCGGCCTTCACGGAGTGGTTCCGGCACCCGGACGCGCCGCAGGCCATCTCCACCGACGTCTTCGGCACCGCGCCACGCGAGCTGACCAGGGCCATCACGCTGCGCCAGACGGTGGAGATGGTGCGGACGACAATCGAGGTCATGGAATCGGCCATCGACGAGGTGGCGGCGCCCGGCGACGAGTCCGTGCTGCGTGAGGCGCTGCTCGTCTACGCCCGCGAGATCGCCTTCGCCACCGCCCAGGTGTACGCGCAGGCCGCGGAGGCACGCGGTGCCTGGGACGCCCGGCTCGAGTCGCTCGTGGTGAACGCGGTGCTCTCCGGCGAGGCCGACGAGGGCGCCGTCTCCCGGGCCGCCGCGCTCGGGTGGAACTCGCCCGACCATGTCTGCGTGGTGCTGGGCACGGCGCCCGACGGTGACAGCGAGCTGACGGTCGAGGCGATCCGGCGGGCGGCCCGGCACGCCAAGCTCCAGGTGCTGACGGGCGTGCTCGGGGACCGGCTGGTCGTCATCGCGGGTGGCAGCGACAACCCGCTCGCCGTCGCCAAGTCGCTGATCGGTCCGTATGCCGCCGGATCGGTGGTGGCCGGGCCGATCGTGCCCGATCTGCTGGCCGCGACCCGGTCGGCACAGGCCGCGGCGGCCGGGCTGAAGGCGTGTTTCGCCTGGCAGGACGCCCCGCGCCCGGTACTGGCGGACGATCTGCTGCCGGAGCGCGCGATCGCCGGAGACCCGTCGGCCCGCGAGCAGTTGGTGGAGGAGATCTACAGACCGCTGGAGGAAGCCGGCTCCGCGCTCCTGGAGACACTGGCCGTCTACCTGGAGCAGGCGAGCAGCCTCGAAGGCGCGGCCCGGATGCTGTTCGTCCATCCCAACACCGTGCGCTACCGGCTCCGACGTGTGACTGACGTCACCGGCTGGTCGCCCTCGGATGTTCGATCGGCGTTCACGCTGCGGATCGCGCTGATCCTGGGGCGTCTGGCCGATGGAGATCCGCAAACCTAG
- a CDS encoding ACP S-malonyltransferase, with product MLVLVAPGQGAQTPGFLTPWLDLPGAAERLAAWSDAIGLDLAHYGTQADADAIRDTAVAQPLLVAAGLLSAAALGDVTPGAVAGHSVGEITAAAFAGVLDDTAALTLVRKRGLAMADAAAITQTGMSALLGGDPDTTVAHLEKLGLTPANVNGAGQIVAAGTLEQLAALEADKPEGVRRVVALKVAGAFHTVHMAPAVEALAKAAEDLTPADPRVTYVSNRDGQTVASGTEVVSRLVGQVANPVRWDLCMETFQKLGATALIEVCPGGTLTGLAKRALPGVTTLALKTPDDLDAARELIAEHGAA from the coding sequence GTGCTCGTACTCGTCGCTCCCGGCCAGGGCGCTCAGACGCCCGGCTTCCTGACTCCTTGGCTCGACCTCCCCGGCGCCGCCGAACGCCTCGCCGCGTGGTCGGACGCCATCGGGCTGGACCTTGCCCACTACGGCACCCAGGCCGACGCGGACGCGATCCGCGACACGGCTGTCGCCCAGCCGCTCCTGGTCGCCGCCGGTCTCCTGTCCGCCGCGGCACTCGGTGACGTCACCCCCGGTGCCGTCGCCGGCCACAGCGTCGGCGAGATCACCGCCGCCGCGTTCGCGGGAGTGCTCGACGACACCGCCGCGCTGACCCTCGTACGCAAGCGCGGCCTCGCGATGGCCGACGCCGCCGCCATCACGCAGACCGGTATGTCGGCGCTGCTCGGCGGGGACCCCGACACGACGGTCGCGCACCTGGAGAAGCTCGGTCTGACCCCGGCGAACGTGAACGGCGCGGGCCAGATCGTGGCCGCCGGCACGCTGGAGCAGCTGGCCGCCCTGGAGGCGGACAAGCCCGAGGGTGTCCGGCGTGTCGTGGCCCTGAAGGTGGCGGGCGCGTTCCACACCGTCCACATGGCACCCGCGGTCGAGGCGCTGGCCAAGGCCGCCGAGGACCTGACTCCGGCGGACCCGCGGGTCACCTACGTGTCGAACCGGGACGGCCAGACGGTCGCCTCCGGTACCGAGGTCGTCTCCCGCCTGGTCGGCCAGGTCGCCAACCCGGTCCGCTGGGACCTGTGCATGGAGACCTTCCAGAAGCTCGGCGCGACCGCGCTGATCGAGGTGTGCCCCGGCGGCACGCTCACCGGTCTGGCCAAGCGCGCGCTGCCCGGTGTCACGACGCTGGCCCTGAAGACCCCCGACGACCTGGACGCGGCTCGCGAGCTCATCGCCGAGCACGGCGCTGCCTGA
- a CDS encoding ketoacyl-ACP synthase III codes for MSKIKAPKGAPFARILGVGGYRPVRVVPNEVILETIDSSDEWIRSRSGIETRHWASDEETVAAMSVEASGKALSDAGISADQIGAVVVSTVSHFSQTPAIATEIADKLGTNKAAAFDISAGCAGFGYGLTLAKGMIVEGSAEYVLVIGVERLSDLTDLEDRATAFLFGDGAGAVVVGPSDEPHIGPTVWGSEGDKAGTIKQTVPWDRFKVGDVSNLPLDSKGEIKFPAITQEGQAVFRWAVFEMAKVAKEALEASGLSPDDLDVFIPHQANERIIDSMVKTLKLPGHVTVARDVRTTGNTSAASIPLAMERLLATGEAKSGDTALVIGFGAGLVYAATVVTLP; via the coding sequence ATGTCGAAGATCAAGGCACCCAAGGGCGCTCCGTTCGCGCGCATCCTCGGCGTCGGCGGCTACCGTCCCGTCCGGGTGGTGCCCAACGAGGTGATCCTGGAGACGATCGACTCGTCCGACGAATGGATCCGTTCGCGCTCCGGCATCGAGACCCGGCACTGGGCCTCCGACGAGGAGACCGTGGCCGCGATGTCGGTCGAGGCGTCCGGCAAGGCCCTGTCCGACGCCGGGATCAGCGCCGACCAGATCGGCGCCGTGGTGGTCTCCACCGTGTCGCACTTCTCCCAGACCCCGGCCATCGCCACCGAGATCGCCGACAAGCTCGGCACGAACAAGGCCGCGGCCTTCGACATCTCGGCCGGCTGCGCGGGCTTCGGTTACGGCCTGACCCTCGCCAAGGGCATGATCGTCGAGGGTTCCGCGGAGTACGTCCTCGTCATCGGCGTGGAGCGGCTGTCCGACCTCACCGACCTGGAGGACCGCGCGACGGCCTTCCTGTTCGGCGACGGCGCGGGCGCGGTCGTCGTCGGTCCCTCCGACGAGCCGCACATCGGCCCCACGGTCTGGGGCAGCGAGGGCGACAAGGCCGGCACGATCAAGCAGACCGTGCCGTGGGACCGCTTCAAGGTCGGCGACGTCTCCAATCTCCCGCTCGACTCCAAGGGCGAGATCAAGTTCCCTGCCATCACGCAGGAAGGCCAGGCGGTGTTCCGCTGGGCCGTGTTCGAGATGGCGAAGGTCGCCAAGGAGGCGCTGGAAGCCTCCGGACTTTCGCCGGACGACCTGGATGTCTTCATTCCCCACCAGGCCAACGAGCGGATCATCGACTCGATGGTGAAGACGCTGAAACTGCCGGGACACGTCACGGTCGCGCGTGACGTGCGCACCACCGGCAACACCTCGGCCGCCTCGATCCCGCTCGCGATGGAGCGGCTCCTGGCGACCGGTGAGGCGAA